The Hypanus sabinus isolate sHypSab1 chromosome 5, sHypSab1.hap1, whole genome shotgun sequence genome has a segment encoding these proteins:
- the rmi1 gene encoding recQ-mediated genome instability protein 1: protein MISARVETWLEATWHVKVPSHWLQACLDWIQQENRGTTLTQALINKQVFEQWLLTDLRDLDYQILPDGISEMHKSELRGFYCLQVDSLVDVSQPAYSQLQKVRGKDITNEQVTSTEISQRSWEAKPTRMLMLQLTDGVQGLQAMEYQPITALHCNLSPGTKILLLGNIACRLGVLLLKPENVRVLGGEVETLVEENSQARILARLIGESDDAAVTKMNSNDQPITERTNGMPQLLETSDDELLAGFDDDDDLFLDPNLDSESGYGSKTGNSSSISHSTQHLTGALVDQGQHRECQSSQISRGFQSEDLQDNDDEDFDEFPLDELDDDLFNAEMEPTGEINKSPKSHTLLAEELQRSNKRSIELVGENSKSSLCREPSVKAVDIGSDQRLQSHLKHFTSSRYTENAEECSMLSNLSSKNSHSLLRKSDINSVDRNINIATMEQEYKQHVVCDLSDKRLFHVTNSKNVYVTSELIGNSRGTRYHSGSVELKSPPFTYLKILLDKKPDVITVVQIKGFIVTLIDKLTSNRGLWSIRAKISDGTAYMDVELEDDILRNLIGFSVDEMRVSIKCPSKQKEVTVGLQKCQQELVDLCCLMTIEFNPALTTARVVTLHEVSVDDLQALKHRVHKERIVLDS, encoded by the coding sequence ATGATTTCTGCAAGAGTAGAAACATGGCTGGAAGCAACGTGGCATGTCAAAGTTCCTTCACATTGGCTTCAAGCATGTTTAGATTGGATCCAACAAGAGAACCGAGGTACTACTTTAACACAGGCCCTTATCAATAAACAAGTATTTGAGCAATGGCTTCTTACTGACCTCAGGGATCTGGACTACCAAATTTTGCCAGATGGAATCTCGGAAATGCACAAAAGTGAGCTCAGAGGATTTTACTGTTTGCAAGTTGATTCGTTGGTTGATGTCAGTCAACCTGCATACAGCCAGCTGCAAAAAGTTAGGGGTAAGGACATCACTAATGAACAAGTAACTTCAACGGAAATATCGCAGAGATCTTGGGAAGCCAAACCAACTCGAATGTTAATGCTACAATTAACTGATGGAGTCCAGGGGCTCCAAGCGATGGAATACCAACCTataactgctcttcattgcaacctatcaccaggcacaaaaatctTGTTGCTGGGTAATATTGCTTGCCGATTAGGAGTCCTGCTGCTGAAACCTGAAAATGTGAGGGTCCTTGGGGGTGAAGTGGAGACCCTTGTGGAAGAAAACTCCCAAGCGAGAATACTTGCAAGGTTAATTGGAGAATCAGATGATGCTGCTGTAACGAAAATGAATAGTAATGATCAACCTATTACTGAAAGGACTAATGGTATGCCACAGCTGCTGGAAACTTCAGACGATGAGCTATTAGCTGgctttgatgatgatgatgatctgTTTTTGGACCCAAATTTGGATTCTGAAAGTGGATATGGTAGTAAGACAGGCAATTCAAGCAGTATCTCACATAGTACACAGCATCTAACCGGTGCTCTGGTTGATCAAGGGCAACACAGGGAGTGCCAGTCATCACAAATATCCAGAGGATTTCAAAGTGAAGATTTACAAGATAACGATGATGAAGATTTTGATGAGTTTCCCTTGGATGAACTGGATGATGATTTGTTTAATGCGGAAATGGAGCCAACTggagaaataaataaatcccCTAAATCTCACACATTGTTAGCAGAAGAATTGCAGAGAAGTAATAAAAGATCCATTGAACTTGTGGGAGAAAATAGCAAATCTAGCCTATGTCGAGAGCCAAGTGTAAAAGCTGTTGATATTGGTTCTGACCAGAGGTTACAAAGCCATCTTAAACACTTTACAAGCAGTAGATATACTGAAAATGCAGAGGAATGTTCCATGCTAAGTAATTTAAGTTCTAAAAATTCACACAGTTTACTAAGAAAATCAGACATTAACTCTGTAGATAGAAATATAAATATTGCCACTATGGAACAAGAATATAAACAGCATGTGGTATGTGACCTCTCTGACAAGAGACTATTTCATGTTACTAATTCTAAAAATGTGTATGTTACATCTGAATTAATAGGCAACTCAAGAGGAACGAGATATCACAGTGGTTCAGTAGAATTGAAATCTCCACCATTTACATATCTAAAAATTCTGTTGGATAAGAAGCCTGATGTAATAACTGTGGTACAAATTAAAGGCTTCATTGTTACATTAATTGACAAACTTACAAGTAATAGGGGCCTTTGGAGCATCAGAGCTAAAATATCAGATGGTACTGCCTACATGGATGTAGAACTTGAGGATGACATTTTAAGAAATCTAATTGGTTTCTCAGTAGATGAAATGAGAGTCTCAATAAAATGCCCCAGCAAACAGAAAGAAGTGACTGTAGGGTTGCAGAAATGCCAACAAGAGTTAGTGGACCTTTGTTGTCTGATGACCATTGAATTTAATCCAGCTCTTACTACTGCTAGAGTTGTGACTCTCCATGAAGTAAGCGTAGATGATCTGCAGGCATTGAAACACCGTGTACACAAAGAAAGGATTGTGTTAGATAGTTAA